One Pseudoalteromonas sp. UG3-2 DNA window includes the following coding sequences:
- the pepN gene encoding aminopeptidase N — translation MTDKPQAKRLADYQAPSHAVSDLALTFELSPRNTLVTAVSNMTAQQGATELTLDGVDLELVSCEVNGQAWPHTQLAEQSLTLTELPAAFELKIVTRLSPQTNTSLEGLYLSDGAYCTQCEAEGFRKITYFLDRPDVLTTYTVEIIAESKFKHLLSNGNKVAEGYLEDGRHFSKWHDPHKKPSYLFALVAGDFDVLEDSYVTKSGRTVALALYVDKGNLNKAPHAMTSLKKAMAWDEERFNLEYDLDIYMIVAVDFFNMGAMENKGLNVFNSACVLASQETATDRDFHTIESIVGHEYFHNWTGNRVTCRDWFQLSLKEGLTVFRDQEFSSDLGSRGLNRIDAVMAMRNHQFAEDAGPMAHPIRPQQVIEMNNFYTVTVYNKGAEVIRMMHTLLGEEKFQQGMQLYFQRHDGQAVTCDDFVNAMMDASGTDLTQFKLWYEQFGTPTLTVETQHCQQTQRYTLTVTQQHAANDPVSAPLHIPFKLELLDPAGNSIALKTNGSEIEHALDITEMTQSFVFENVAEKPIPVLLEDFSAPVKLNYEYQFAELIHILKYARSDYARWEAVQQAYILAAKHAVAKGEAKLEQGVLDALLALVESRSGDLALLAELLALPTFDTLAAHFDVVPVDELNDIIAQFELQIATHLQSSLEQAYQALEQSGSLSAADIAVRAFKNNALFYLAKTDANMVNAAIEQQFASSNMTTKLAALKAVVAAKHDAMPSLFEQFDSQWRHDSLVMDKWFALRASFDDEAVITDIQSLYSHPCFDKGNPNRVRALVASFARANPRQFHRADGKGYQLLGDLLIELNEINPQNASRMITPFMAWQRYDLTRQQLMRAQLQRLADLPNLSDDLYEKVVKALER, via the coding sequence ATGACCGATAAACCACAGGCCAAGCGCTTGGCCGACTATCAAGCTCCTAGTCATGCGGTATCTGATTTAGCGCTTACCTTTGAGCTCAGTCCGAGAAACACCTTGGTAACGGCAGTCAGTAATATGACGGCTCAGCAAGGCGCAACGGAGTTGACCCTAGATGGCGTAGATTTAGAGCTGGTAAGCTGCGAAGTAAACGGCCAAGCTTGGCCGCATACACAATTGGCTGAACAAAGTCTTACTTTGACCGAGTTACCTGCTGCATTCGAGCTCAAAATTGTCACTCGCTTATCGCCGCAAACTAACACCTCGTTGGAAGGCCTGTACTTATCCGATGGTGCGTATTGCACCCAGTGCGAAGCCGAAGGCTTTCGTAAAATCACCTATTTCCTTGACCGCCCCGATGTCTTAACCACTTACACGGTTGAGATTATTGCCGAAAGCAAATTTAAACATTTATTGTCCAATGGTAATAAAGTTGCTGAAGGCTATCTAGAAGATGGTCGCCACTTCAGTAAATGGCACGATCCCCATAAAAAGCCCAGCTATTTATTTGCTCTTGTTGCTGGTGACTTTGATGTGCTTGAAGACAGCTATGTTACTAAGTCGGGTCGTACTGTGGCGCTGGCCTTGTACGTTGACAAAGGTAATTTAAACAAGGCCCCGCATGCCATGACCTCTTTGAAAAAGGCCATGGCTTGGGATGAAGAGCGCTTTAATCTGGAATACGACTTAGACATTTACATGATAGTGGCTGTTGACTTTTTCAACATGGGGGCCATGGAGAATAAAGGCCTTAATGTGTTTAACAGTGCTTGCGTGTTAGCCAGTCAAGAAACCGCCACAGATAGGGACTTTCACACTATTGAATCAATTGTGGGACATGAGTATTTTCACAACTGGACTGGTAACCGAGTAACGTGTCGTGATTGGTTCCAATTGAGCCTCAAAGAAGGGTTAACGGTATTTCGCGATCAAGAATTTAGTAGCGATCTGGGCTCCCGAGGACTCAATCGCATTGATGCAGTGATGGCGATGCGCAATCATCAATTTGCAGAAGACGCCGGGCCAATGGCGCATCCAATTCGACCGCAACAAGTGATCGAAATGAACAACTTCTACACTGTCACCGTGTATAACAAAGGGGCAGAAGTCATCCGTATGATGCACACCTTGTTAGGTGAAGAGAAGTTCCAACAGGGCATGCAATTGTATTTTCAGCGCCATGATGGCCAAGCGGTCACCTGTGATGACTTTGTTAATGCCATGATGGATGCCTCAGGTACTGACTTAACTCAGTTTAAGCTTTGGTACGAGCAGTTTGGTACACCAACATTGACGGTTGAAACCCAGCACTGTCAACAAACCCAGCGCTATACCTTAACCGTCACTCAGCAACATGCGGCAAATGATCCAGTGAGCGCTCCACTGCATATCCCATTCAAGTTAGAACTACTTGACCCTGCTGGCAATAGCATTGCCCTGAAAACCAACGGCAGCGAAATAGAACACGCTTTAGACATCACCGAAATGACGCAGTCATTTGTGTTTGAAAACGTTGCAGAGAAGCCTATTCCAGTATTACTAGAAGATTTCTCGGCGCCAGTTAAGTTGAATTATGAGTATCAGTTTGCAGAGCTTATTCATATTCTAAAATACGCGCGCAGTGATTACGCTCGTTGGGAGGCGGTGCAACAGGCTTATATCTTGGCGGCAAAACATGCGGTTGCCAAAGGCGAAGCTAAGCTGGAGCAGGGCGTATTGGATGCCTTATTGGCACTAGTTGAGTCGCGCTCGGGAGATTTAGCGCTATTAGCTGAGTTGCTGGCATTGCCGACCTTTGACACCTTAGCCGCGCATTTTGACGTTGTTCCTGTTGATGAGCTCAATGATATTATTGCTCAATTTGAGCTACAAATCGCCACTCACTTACAGTCGAGTTTAGAGCAAGCTTACCAAGCGTTAGAACAAAGTGGCAGTCTCAGTGCCGCTGACATTGCAGTACGGGCATTTAAAAACAATGCCTTGTTTTACTTGGCTAAAACCGATGCCAATATGGTCAATGCCGCCATTGAACAGCAATTTGCCAGCAGCAATATGACCACTAAGTTAGCGGCGTTAAAAGCCGTTGTTGCGGCGAAACACGATGCCATGCCCAGCTTGTTTGAGCAATTTGATAGTCAATGGCGTCATGATAGCTTGGTAATGGATAAGTGGTTTGCCCTTCGAGCCAGCTTTGATGACGAAGCGGTGATCACTGACATTCAATCACTGTATAGCCACCCGTGTTTTGATAAAGGCAACCCGAACCGAGTACGCGCGTTAGTGGCCAGCTTCGCTCGCGCGAATCCGAGGCAGTTCCATCGCGCTGACGGTAAGGGCTATCAATTACTGGGCGATTTACTGATAGAGCTTAATGAGATTAATCCGCAAAACGCTTCGCGCATGATCACGCCATTTATGGCATGGCAACGTTATGACTTAACTCGACAGCAACTTATGCGTGCCCAGCTGCAGCGTTTAGCCGACTTGCCTAATCTCAGCGACGACTTGTATGAAAAAGTAGTAAAAGCACTGGAGCGATGA
- a CDS encoding DUF2835 domain-containing protein: MKEYFFYMDLSYKQCLGYYYGHYTSVQVLEDGGKTIRFPAEHLRRFISSIGIRGRFRLILDDNNKFLSLEKVI; encoded by the coding sequence ATGAAAGAGTACTTTTTTTACATGGATCTCAGCTATAAGCAGTGTCTTGGCTACTACTATGGCCATTACACTTCTGTGCAAGTACTTGAAGATGGCGGGAAAACAATTCGTTTTCCCGCTGAACACCTACGCCGGTTTATTTCTTCAATTGGCATAAGGGGACGCTTTCGCCTTATTTTGGATGATAATAATAAGTTTTTGTCGTTAGAAAAGGTAATTTAA
- a CDS encoding DUF1302 domain-containing protein: MIKRSLFVKNKIMLGLSAAAMGMAASSVHAASFDVGEFEVTFDSTFSYGQSIRVEDRNFDYIGKSNHPRFDWTGYKASTGNTIYSSAQIWSQPGAYSNNGDAGNLNFDSGDTFSQLLKGTHDLGISKDNFGLFTRFMYFYDFAMEDGDFAYKNPVSGRQVDPCEDDNTSEQVCSDLRLLDAFVWADFDLNNGMNPLSIRLGQQVVNWGESTLISHGINVNPVDIDRLKAPGSEVKEAFIPVGMLWASMVLTDNITLEGFYQYDWHETRLPASGSYFSTNDFASESGYMQNIQLGFTSNPDIDLYHLTDALNSLYTDAAAMLVAQGVEPTQQAVASAAASMYLSYPTKVALKGKGNNGKTEPDDGGQYGLRLGIYSPELNDTEFGLYYINYHSRRPYISGKASNFTDQAIMSDLAYIAGNQITEDNITNLQAFTQGQIVYPEDIKLYGLSFNTAIGETALSGEVSFRQDEPLQIDDVELLYAGMVEQLALAGRRDDFAGLSQLSQGDDVAYVDPGEVAQGFILRDTIQAQMTATHLFGPSLGADSWAVVGEVGAVTIKDMPEYDELRLNVAGTGRSGVIEGLSGRDYGLLHQAVSNGPEVNPFPTASAWGYRLIAKGQYNNLFSGVNFSPKVVFSHDVNGITPDPMFLFIEDRKSLGLNLNFNYLNKWSFDFGYNTFWGGGKTNTFADRDFVSFNIKYSI, encoded by the coding sequence ATGATAAAAAGATCGCTCTTTGTGAAAAACAAAATCATGCTCGGTCTTAGTGCGGCAGCAATGGGAATGGCCGCGTCATCGGTACATGCTGCCAGCTTTGATGTTGGTGAATTTGAAGTGACATTCGATTCGACGTTTTCTTACGGACAAAGCATCCGTGTAGAAGACCGCAACTTTGATTACATTGGTAAAAGTAATCATCCACGATTCGATTGGACAGGATACAAAGCCAGTACTGGCAATACCATTTATTCTTCAGCGCAAATTTGGTCACAACCAGGTGCTTATTCAAACAATGGTGATGCTGGTAACCTTAACTTCGATTCTGGTGATACTTTCTCGCAACTGCTCAAAGGCACGCATGATCTTGGCATTAGCAAAGATAACTTCGGTCTCTTTACCCGTTTCATGTACTTTTATGACTTTGCCATGGAAGACGGTGACTTTGCGTACAAAAACCCTGTTTCAGGCCGCCAAGTAGACCCTTGTGAAGACGACAACACCAGTGAACAAGTATGTTCTGACCTGCGTTTACTCGATGCCTTTGTATGGGCGGATTTTGATCTGAACAATGGCATGAACCCATTGTCGATTCGCCTTGGTCAACAAGTAGTGAACTGGGGTGAAAGTACACTTATCTCGCACGGCATCAACGTCAACCCAGTTGATATTGATCGTCTTAAAGCGCCGGGCTCTGAAGTGAAAGAAGCGTTTATTCCGGTTGGCATGTTATGGGCATCCATGGTGTTGACTGATAACATTACCCTGGAAGGCTTCTATCAATATGACTGGCATGAAACCCGCCTACCTGCGTCAGGTAGCTATTTCTCGACCAATGACTTTGCGTCTGAAAGCGGCTACATGCAGAACATTCAGTTGGGCTTTACCTCTAACCCAGACATCGACCTATACCACCTGACTGACGCATTAAACAGTTTATATACTGATGCGGCGGCGATGTTAGTTGCCCAAGGTGTAGAACCTACGCAACAAGCGGTGGCCAGCGCCGCGGCGTCTATGTACTTGTCTTATCCAACTAAAGTGGCACTAAAAGGCAAGGGCAACAATGGTAAAACAGAGCCTGATGACGGCGGTCAATATGGTTTACGTTTAGGTATTTACTCTCCAGAGCTAAACGACACTGAATTCGGCCTGTATTATATTAATTATCATAGCCGTCGCCCTTATATTTCTGGTAAGGCGTCTAACTTTACTGACCAAGCAATCATGTCAGACCTGGCTTACATTGCTGGTAACCAAATCACAGAAGACAACATCACCAATCTACAAGCGTTCACGCAAGGCCAGATTGTCTACCCTGAAGACATTAAACTTTATGGTTTAAGCTTCAACACCGCAATCGGTGAAACGGCGTTGTCGGGTGAAGTGTCATTCCGTCAAGATGAGCCGCTGCAAATTGATGACGTTGAATTACTTTATGCCGGTATGGTTGAGCAACTTGCTCTTGCAGGTCGCCGCGATGACTTCGCTGGCTTATCTCAACTAAGCCAAGGCGATGACGTAGCTTACGTCGACCCAGGTGAAGTCGCGCAGGGTTTCATTTTGCGTGATACCATTCAAGCACAAATGACAGCAACACACCTATTTGGCCCATCTTTGGGCGCCGATAGCTGGGCTGTGGTTGGTGAAGTGGGTGCGGTTACCATTAAAGACATGCCAGAATACGACGAACTGCGCTTAAACGTTGCCGGTACTGGTCGTAGTGGCGTGATTGAGGGACTGTCGGGTCGTGATTACGGCTTATTGCACCAAGCTGTTTCAAATGGCCCTGAAGTGAACCCGTTCCCGACGGCGTCTGCATGGGGTTACCGTTTAATTGCTAAAGGTCAGTACAACAATCTATTTAGCGGCGTAAACTTCTCACCAAAAGTGGTGTTCTCTCACGATGTTAATGGTATTACACCAGATCCAATGTTCTTATTCATTGAAGATCGCAAGTCACTGGGGCTGAACCTTAACTTTAACTACCTCAATAAGTGGTCGTTTGACTTTGGTTACAACACCTTCTGGGGTGGTGGTAAAACCAATACATTTGCCGACCGTGACTTCGTTTCATTTAATATCAAGTATTCAATTTAA
- a CDS encoding DUF1329 domain-containing protein: MFRKPSVIAATIITMMSASSAMAKMTAEEVARLGKDLTPIGAEKAGNEDGSIPAWTGGITKPPAGYEPGMHHPDPYADDKVLFTIDKSNLDQYKEFLSPGQIAMFETYPDTFKMNIYPTRRSAAYPEFVYEATKKYATTAELIEGGNGIKNTAIGIPFPVPENGLEAIWNHLLRFRGLSIARYGGQAMPTESGAYNVIGFDEKLLVKYSAKDATPEALQESNILFKFKQKVTEPARLAGTALLVHETMDQILTPRQAWTYNTGQRRVRRAPNVAYDAPGTASDSLRTTDDFDMFNGSPNRYDWKLVGKKEMYIPYNSYKLHSDEISYDDILHAGHINPDLVRYEKHRVWVVEANLKEGTRHIYKKRVFYIDEDSWQIHVADIYDNRDQMYRVAMAHGLNYYEVPTHWSTLDVYYDLNSRRYLAIGLDNEEDMYDFSQSFNDNEFTQGALRREGRR, translated from the coding sequence ATGTTTAGAAAACCTAGTGTTATTGCAGCAACAATAATAACAATGATGTCAGCCTCTAGTGCGATGGCCAAAATGACTGCCGAAGAAGTCGCTCGCCTTGGCAAAGACTTAACACCCATTGGTGCCGAGAAGGCAGGCAATGAGGATGGCAGTATTCCGGCGTGGACCGGTGGTATTACTAAGCCGCCTGCAGGCTATGAGCCGGGAATGCACCATCCAGACCCTTATGCAGATGACAAAGTGCTATTCACCATCGATAAATCAAACCTGGATCAGTACAAAGAGTTTTTAAGCCCAGGCCAAATTGCCATGTTCGAAACGTATCCTGATACGTTCAAAATGAACATTTACCCAACTCGCCGCAGTGCTGCGTATCCTGAGTTCGTGTATGAAGCGACAAAAAAATACGCCACAACAGCAGAGTTAATTGAAGGTGGTAACGGGATTAAAAATACGGCCATCGGTATTCCGTTTCCAGTGCCAGAAAATGGTCTAGAAGCGATTTGGAACCACTTGCTGCGTTTCCGTGGTCTTTCAATTGCCCGCTACGGCGGTCAAGCGATGCCAACTGAGTCGGGTGCTTATAACGTCATTGGTTTTGATGAAAAGTTATTGGTTAAGTACTCGGCCAAAGACGCCACACCAGAGGCACTGCAAGAATCAAATATTCTGTTCAAGTTCAAGCAGAAGGTCACTGAGCCTGCTCGTCTAGCGGGTACTGCGTTACTGGTTCATGAAACCATGGACCAAATTCTAACGCCACGCCAAGCATGGACTTACAATACTGGCCAACGTCGCGTAAGGCGTGCACCAAACGTCGCGTATGATGCACCAGGAACCGCGTCAGACAGCTTACGTACAACCGATGACTTCGATATGTTCAATGGCTCACCTAACCGTTACGACTGGAAGCTAGTGGGCAAAAAAGAGATGTACATCCCTTACAACAGCTACAAGTTGCACAGTGATGAAATCAGTTATGACGACATTCTTCATGCCGGTCACATCAACCCTGATCTAGTGCGTTATGAAAAGCACCGTGTTTGGGTAGTGGAAGCGAACCTGAAAGAGGGCACACGTCACATCTATAAGAAACGTGTATTCTACATTGATGAGGACAGCTGGCAGATCCACGTTGCTGATATCTATGATAACCGCGACCAAATGTACCGTGTCGCCATGGCTCATGGTCTTAACTACTACGAAGTGCCAACGCACTGGAGTACGTTAGACGTGTATTACGATCTTAACTCGCGTCGTTACCTAGCCATTGGTTTAGATAACGAAGAAGACATGTACGACTTTAGCCAGTCGTTTAACGACAACGAATTTACCCAAGGCGCATTGCGTCGTGAGGGACGTCGTTAA
- a CDS encoding WD40/YVTN/BNR-like repeat-containing protein, translating into MKKLVAASMICMAPVAMADADNANAPQPALMVANPQQTLFTDITDNGDAIVAVGKHGTIIYRPKQQAQWQQAEVPVQSLLTAVTFKSPELGWACGHDASIIKTTDGGKSWQLQQYLPQLERPCLDIEFIDKQRGYAIGAYGMFYETKDGGQTWQKRFINEFVHPDDVDYLNDLKEQDPEAYEIETAYILPHFNRILFAAENTYLVGEMGLVAVSKDQGQSWQRLPQFYRGSFFAVAKSNADELLVAGLRGNIYVQQDGEMQHLETSYSATVNSILNAPERTFLFANSGVIYRLENGQLSATQMKNGQSIMAGVLHDEQLILATEQGIAEVEVKP; encoded by the coding sequence ATGAAGAAGTTAGTAGCAGCCTCGATGATTTGCATGGCACCGGTTGCGATGGCGGACGCCGATAACGCAAATGCGCCGCAACCAGCATTGATGGTGGCAAACCCACAGCAAACATTATTTACTGATATTACCGATAATGGCGATGCCATTGTGGCAGTAGGTAAACATGGCACTATTATTTATCGACCTAAACAACAAGCCCAATGGCAACAAGCTGAGGTACCAGTGCAATCCTTGTTGACCGCGGTAACATTTAAAAGCCCTGAGCTTGGCTGGGCGTGTGGCCATGATGCCAGTATTATAAAAACAACCGACGGTGGTAAAAGCTGGCAATTACAACAATATTTACCACAGTTAGAGCGCCCCTGCTTAGATATAGAGTTTATTGACAAGCAGCGGGGTTACGCCATTGGTGCCTATGGCATGTTCTATGAAACGAAGGACGGCGGGCAAACATGGCAAAAACGCTTTATCAATGAATTTGTCCACCCCGATGACGTTGACTATCTTAATGATTTAAAAGAGCAAGACCCAGAAGCCTATGAAATAGAAACCGCCTATATCTTGCCGCACTTTAACCGTATTTTGTTCGCCGCAGAGAACACCTATTTGGTTGGTGAAATGGGATTAGTGGCTGTCAGTAAGGACCAAGGCCAGTCATGGCAACGACTACCACAGTTTTATCGTGGCTCATTCTTTGCTGTTGCCAAAAGCAATGCCGACGAACTCTTGGTCGCAGGGCTAAGAGGCAATATTTATGTTCAGCAAGATGGTGAGATGCAGCACTTAGAGACATCGTACTCGGCAACGGTAAACAGCATTCTCAATGCTCCAGAGCGTACTTTCCTATTTGCCAATAGTGGCGTTATTTACCGCCTAGAAAATGGCCAACTAAGTGCCACTCAAATGAAAAATGGGCAGTCCATCATGGCTGGGGTATTACACGATGAGCAGTTAATACTGGCCACTGAGCAGGGGATTGCGGAAGTAGAGGTTAAGCCATAA
- a CDS encoding efflux RND transporter permease subunit, producing MQAFLNQLVYAIFRHRITVVTFFALATVFLGFKATQIQLDASFNKNIPLNHEYMKVYTKHEEQFGGANSILISVCDRDGDIFNEAFFTQLKAVHDQLYFIPGVNRPLVNSIFAPSARFVEVVEDGFAGGPIIPANFEPTEQGLAVVKQNIEKAKIVGRMVASDYSCAMVSAQLMETDPQTQEKLDTLAFAEKLESQIREPLSTDKVSIHIIGFAKMAGDIADGAKGVVLFFALAIAFTFVMVWMFCKSFKLTLLPIACSFIAVIWQMGLLSTLGFGVDPMSILVPFLVFAIGVSHGVQMINAIGKKVAEGVSCKVAAEASFKALLIPGGIALLSDTVGFLTLLAIDIGIIRELAITASLGVAVIIFTNLVLLPVLASFFDSAKMRRIGDGKNTSHSVFESVREALVKTTDKKVARVILLVSVVLFALGYWQADKMRIGDLHAGAPALHQDARYNQDTFLISDRYSISSDILKVIVEAFPAACTDHDTMDRISRFQWRVENLPSVQSAVSLSSVAQSVNAGYNEGNLKWQTLPRNSASLVQATSRVETSTGLLNGDCSVMPIVIFMEDHKAESIDLVVSKIKTFAEEEGTDKVAFRLASGPIGVMAATNESVSAAQVPMMIYVYGAVILLCLISFRSVKATIAVVLPLYIVSTLAQALMVQLEIGLTVSTLPVIALGVGIGVDYGIYILSSMMGQLKQGMPLSVAYRNALAERGSAVLFTGITLAIGVSTWIFSALKFQVDMGILLTFMFLVNMLGAVLLLPAIGTLIWSDQKK from the coding sequence ATGCAAGCGTTTTTAAATCAACTCGTTTATGCCATTTTTCGGCATCGTATTACCGTAGTGACCTTCTTTGCGTTGGCCACTGTGTTTTTAGGCTTTAAAGCCACTCAAATTCAGCTCGACGCTTCGTTCAACAAAAACATTCCGCTTAATCACGAATACATGAAAGTGTATACCAAGCACGAAGAGCAGTTTGGTGGCGCCAACAGCATTTTAATTTCAGTATGTGACCGCGATGGCGATATTTTTAATGAAGCCTTCTTCACTCAGTTAAAAGCGGTACACGATCAACTTTATTTTATTCCAGGGGTTAACCGCCCATTGGTTAATTCAATCTTTGCCCCCAGCGCGCGTTTTGTCGAAGTGGTTGAAGATGGTTTTGCCGGCGGGCCAATTATACCGGCAAACTTTGAGCCAACCGAGCAAGGGCTTGCTGTTGTAAAACAAAACATTGAAAAAGCAAAAATCGTTGGCCGTATGGTGGCCAGTGACTATTCCTGCGCCATGGTCAGTGCCCAGTTAATGGAGACCGATCCGCAAACCCAAGAAAAACTGGATACCTTGGCGTTTGCAGAAAAACTAGAAAGCCAAATTCGCGAACCATTAAGCACAGACAAAGTCAGCATTCATATTATTGGTTTTGCCAAAATGGCAGGTGATATTGCCGATGGCGCCAAAGGTGTGGTGCTATTTTTTGCCCTAGCCATCGCCTTCACGTTCGTCATGGTGTGGATGTTCTGTAAAAGCTTTAAGCTAACTCTGTTGCCTATTGCTTGTTCCTTTATTGCTGTTATTTGGCAGATGGGTTTGCTTAGCACCCTAGGCTTTGGTGTTGACCCGATGTCGATTTTGGTGCCTTTCTTAGTCTTTGCCATTGGTGTTAGCCATGGCGTTCAGATGATTAATGCCATTGGCAAAAAGGTGGCTGAAGGCGTGAGCTGTAAGGTGGCCGCTGAAGCCAGCTTTAAGGCGTTATTAATCCCTGGCGGCATCGCGCTACTGTCCGACACTGTGGGTTTTTTAACCTTACTTGCCATTGATATTGGCATCATTCGTGAGCTGGCCATTACGGCAAGTTTAGGGGTGGCGGTGATCATTTTCACCAACCTAGTGCTACTCCCTGTTTTAGCTTCCTTCTTTGACTCCGCAAAAATGCGACGCATAGGGGATGGTAAAAACACCAGTCACAGCGTGTTTGAAAGCGTGCGTGAGGCATTAGTTAAAACCACCGATAAAAAAGTCGCTCGGGTTATTCTGCTGGTCAGCGTGGTGTTATTTGCGCTTGGCTACTGGCAAGCCGATAAGATGCGCATTGGTGACCTTCATGCCGGAGCGCCGGCTCTGCATCAAGATGCCCGATACAATCAAGATACTTTTTTGATTTCAGACCGCTATTCCATCTCCTCAGACATTCTCAAAGTGATTGTTGAGGCATTCCCAGCCGCCTGTACTGATCACGATACCATGGATAGGATCAGCCGCTTCCAATGGCGAGTAGAGAATTTACCTAGTGTGCAGTCAGCCGTGTCGTTAAGCTCGGTGGCACAGTCGGTGAATGCAGGATATAACGAAGGCAACTTAAAATGGCAAACGCTACCAAGAAACAGCGCTTCTTTAGTGCAGGCAACTTCGCGGGTAGAAACCAGCACTGGGCTGTTAAATGGCGACTGTTCCGTGATGCCCATCGTGATCTTTATGGAAGACCATAAAGCGGAATCCATTGATTTGGTGGTGTCGAAAATCAAAACCTTTGCTGAGGAAGAAGGCACCGATAAAGTGGCATTTCGTCTTGCCTCTGGCCCCATTGGTGTGATGGCTGCAACAAATGAGTCGGTGTCGGCAGCACAAGTTCCGATGATGATCTATGTCTATGGGGCGGTCATCTTGCTGTGCTTAATCAGCTTCAGAAGCGTAAAAGCAACCATTGCTGTGGTGTTGCCGCTGTATATTGTATCAACACTGGCACAAGCATTAATGGTGCAACTAGAGATTGGCTTAACGGTATCCACCTTACCCGTTATTGCGTTAGGTGTGGGTATAGGTGTCGATTATGGCATTTATATTCTATCCTCTATGATGGGACAGCTAAAACAAGGTATGCCGCTGTCAGTTGCATACAGAAATGCATTGGCTGAACGAGGAAGCGCGGTACTGTTTACGGGGATCACCTTAGCAATTGGTGTGAGCACGTGGATTTTCTCTGCGCTGAAGTTCCAGGTTGATATGGGGATACTATTAACCTTCATGTTCTTGGTCAATATGCTGGGTGCTGTGTTGCTTTTACCAGCAATTGGAACGCTGATCTGGTCTGACCAGAAAAAATAA